The DNA segment AACACCGATTGAGAGGACGGCCAGATGGCACACGGCAACCACCCGCGCGGAGCGGATCCGGGCGCGGACGCGGACACGGTCATCATCGATTGCGACGACTGCGCGGTCCGCGGACCGGGATGTCAGGACTGTGTCGTCAGTGTGCTGCTCGGGGTTCCCGAGACGTTGCTCGTCGACGAGCGTCGCGCCCTGGAAGTGCTGGCCGAGGCCGGATTGGCCCCGAGGTTGCGCCTTGTTCCGATTCACCGGCAAAACAATTCGGGCGTTGCCTGAACCCCCTCCCGCGAAACGGCGGGAAGAAAAACACCCTCGACACCTGTTAAATTTGGCTCTCCTGTTGGACAAGCCCGATGCCGTTTCGTAACCTGTCTGAGACCTTCGAGCAGTTCGAGGCGGCTCGTTACGCCAGTTAAAGGACGCAAATCTTGAGGCTCGTTCGCGCGCAGTGGGGCATCCGTGTTCTTAAGCGACCCGCCGTCGGTGCGATAGCAGCGCTGGCCGTGTTCTCCTCCGTGCTGGCCGGCAATGCGCTGGCCGATCCGGCCGACGACGCACTGGCAAAGCTCAACGAGCTGTCGCGGCAGGCCGAGCAGACGACCGAGGCCATGCATTCCGCGCAGCTCGACCTCAACGACAAGCTGGCCGCGCAGCAGGCCGCCGAAGCCAGGCACGCGGCCGACCTCGCCGCTGCCGAGGAGGCCAAGGCCCAATTGGCGACGTTCCAGTCTGCGGTGAACAAGGTGGCCGCGACCCAGTACATGGGTGGCCGCACCGACGGCATGAGCGCCATCCTGACAGCAAACTCCCCGCAGCAGTTCATCGACCAGCTCTCGGTGCAGCGGGTGATGGCCGGCGAGATGGCCGCCCGCATGGCGGGCTTCCGTGATGTCAGTGCCCGCGCCGCCGCCGCGGAGGTGGCGTCCGCGAAGTCCGCGTCCGACGCCAAGACCGCCGCCGAGCAGGCCGCCCAGGTCCGCGCCGACCTGCAGAACAAGCAGAGCCGGCTGCAGACCCAGATCGCCGTCGTGAAGTCCCAGTACGAGGCGCTCACCCCGAATCAGCGCGAGGCGCTGGCCGCGCTGCCGCCCGCGCCTCCCGTGCCCGCGCCGGTTCCGGTCGCGGTGCCGCCCGCCAACGATCCCGGTGTGCTCGCGGCCCCGCCGGGGGCGATTCCGCCCGGTGACATCGCCCCGCCTGCTCCGAGCGGGCCCGGCCGCGCCGTCGCCGTCCAGGCCGCGCTGAGCCGGATCGGTTCCCCGTACTCGTGGGGCGCCTCCGGCCCCAGCTCGTTCGACTGCTCCGGGCTCGTGATGTGGGCCTTCCAGCAGGAGGGCATCTCGTTGCCGCATTCCAGCCAGGCGCTGGCCCGCGGCGGACAGCCGGTGTCGATGGACCAGATGCAGCCCGGTGACCTCGTCACCTATTACTCGGACGCTTCGCACGTCGGCATCTACATCGGTGACGGCATGATGGTGCACGCGTCGACCTACGGCACCCCGGTGCGTGTCGCCCCGGTGAACAACGCGCCGATCCACAACGTCCGTCGTTACTGAGTCCGCCGTCATCACCTCCGCCGTCAGGCCACGGCGGGTGCTGCTGGCCCTGCTGTTGGCCGAGTT comes from the Mycolicibacterium litorale genome and includes:
- the ripC gene encoding peptidoglycan hydrolase RipC, whose translation is MRLVRAQWGIRVLKRPAVGAIAALAVFSSVLAGNALADPADDALAKLNELSRQAEQTTEAMHSAQLDLNDKLAAQQAAEARHAADLAAAEEAKAQLATFQSAVNKVAATQYMGGRTDGMSAILTANSPQQFIDQLSVQRVMAGEMAARMAGFRDVSARAAAAEVASAKSASDAKTAAEQAAQVRADLQNKQSRLQTQIAVVKSQYEALTPNQREALAALPPAPPVPAPVPVAVPPANDPGVLAAPPGAIPPGDIAPPAPSGPGRAVAVQAALSRIGSPYSWGASGPSSFDCSGLVMWAFQQEGISLPHSSQALARGGQPVSMDQMQPGDLVTYYSDASHVGIYIGDGMMVHASTYGTPVRVAPVNNAPIHNVRRY